A region of the Lysobacter sp. K5869 genome:
GCGGTGCTGATCGCCGCACAACTGGCGCCGCGTTTCTTCCCGATGCTGACCACCGCCGCCGGCACCATCCGGCCCTCGCGCGTGCTCATCGTCGGCGCCGGCGTCGCCGGTTTGCAGGCGGTGGCGACGGCCAAGCGCCTGGGCGCGCAGGTCGAAGGCTTCGACGTGCGGCCGGAAACGCGCGAGCAGATCGAATCGCTGGGCGGCAAGTTCCTCGACCTCGGCGTCAGCGCCGCGGGCGAGGGCGGCTACGCGCGCCAGCTCACCGACGAGGAGCGCGCCGAACAGCAGCGCCGGCTCGGCGAGCACCTGAAGAACATCGACGTGATCGTTTGCACCGCGGCGGTGCCGGGACGTCCGGCGCCGAAGATCGTCACCGCGGCGATGATCGCCGGGATGAAGCCCGGCAGCGTGCTGGTCGACCTCGCCGCCGAAACCGGCGGCAACTGCGAACTGACCCGTCCGGGCGAGACCGTCGACGCCGAGGGCGTGACCATCGCCGGCCCGCTCAACCTCGCCAGCGCCGGCGCGGTCCACGCCAGCGAGATGTTCGCCCGCAACGTGCTCAACTTCGTCAGCCTGTTCGTCGACGGCGGCGAGCTCAAGTACGACTGGAACGACGAGTTGCTGGCCAAGACGGTGTGGCCGGAGCGCAAGGTCGAGGCGCAGAGCGCGGCGGCGTAAGCGGCGCGGGTTCTTGGCCGAATCGCACGGCGGTCGAAGACGATGTGTGTGTAGGAGCGGCGTGAGCCGCGACCGCGGGGTAGCCGGTCGAGTTGTAAGCGAGGTGTCGCGGTCGCAGCTCGCGCAGCTCCTACAGCCAGATCGCGTAGCAGCCGAAGCCCCCTGTAGGAGCGGCGCGAGCCGCGACCGCGGAGTAGCCGTTCGCGCCGTAAGCGCGATGTCGCGGTCGCAGCTTACGCAGCTCCTACCAGCCAGATCGCGTAGCAGCCGAAGCCCCGTGTAGGAGCGGCGCGAGCCGCGACCGCGGAGTAGCCGTTCGCGCCGTAAGCGAGGTGTCGCGGTCGCAGCTTACGCAGCTCCTACCAGCCAGATCGCGTAGCAGCCGAAGCCCCGTGTAGGAGCGGCGCGAGCCGCGACCGCGGAGTAGCCGTTCGCGCCGCAAGCGTGATGCCGCGGTCGCAGCTTACGCAGCTCCTACCAGCCAGATCGCGCGACAGCCGTAGCGCTCGCGGGTGCGGCGAATTCTCGACCCCACAAAGAAGAACCGCCGAACGCGGAGATCCGAACGCTGCCCAG
Encoded here:
- a CDS encoding NAD(P) transhydrogenase subunit alpha, with translation MSGITIGVASETAAGEKRVALTPETCKKLVARGARVRVQRGAGRGASFTDDAYVQAGAELADDAAGATAQADVVLCVQAPDGERLNLLREGAALVGLLQPQADAARGEAIVARKLLAFPLERLPRTTRAQAMDVLSSQAGMAGYKAVLIAAQLAPRFFPMLTTAAGTIRPSRVLIVGAGVAGLQAVATAKRLGAQVEGFDVRPETREQIESLGGKFLDLGVSAAGEGGYARQLTDEERAEQQRRLGEHLKNIDVIVCTAAVPGRPAPKIVTAAMIAGMKPGSVLVDLAAETGGNCELTRPGETVDAEGVTIAGPLNLASAGAVHASEMFARNVLNFVSLFVDGGELKYDWNDELLAKTVWPERKVEAQSAAA